The Thiorhodovibrio litoralis genome includes a window with the following:
- the frr gene encoding ribosome recycling factor: MIDDIKKNAAERMAKSVEALGHELAKIRTGRAHPSLLDHVKVSYYGSEVPISQVANVAAEDARTLTVTPWEKTMVSVVEKAIIQSDLGVNPNTAGTVIRVPMPQLTEERRRDLQRIARQEAEQARVAVRNIRRDANSDLKELVKEKLISEDDDHRGQEIVQKLTDQYVKEVDQVLERKEADLMAI; encoded by the coding sequence ATGATCGACGACATCAAGAAAAACGCCGCCGAGCGCATGGCCAAGAGCGTCGAGGCGCTCGGCCATGAACTTGCGAAGATTCGCACGGGCCGCGCCCATCCGTCGCTGCTCGATCATGTCAAGGTGTCCTACTACGGCTCCGAGGTGCCGATCTCCCAGGTGGCTAATGTCGCTGCCGAGGATGCGCGCACCCTGACGGTGACCCCGTGGGAGAAGACCATGGTGTCAGTGGTCGAGAAGGCCATCATCCAGTCTGATCTTGGCGTAAATCCCAATACCGCCGGGACCGTGATCCGCGTGCCCATGCCACAGTTGACTGAGGAGCGCCGGCGCGATCTGCAGCGCATCGCGCGTCAGGAGGCCGAGCAGGCCCGTGTGGCGGTGCGCAACATCCGCCGCGATGCCAACAGCGATCTCAAGGAATTGGTCAAGGAGAAGCTGATTTCTGAGGACGACGATCATCGCGGTCAGGAAATCGTGCAGAAACTGACGGATCAGTACGTCAAGGAAGTCGACCAGGTTCTGGAGCGCAAAGAAGCCGATTTGATGGCAATCTGA
- the uppS gene encoding polyprenyl diphosphate synthase, with translation MDGNGRWARQRGLPRTAGHRAGAKSVRAVVEECLRRGISALTVFAFSSENWRRPKSEVNVLMELFMSTLRIEMRRLVENDVRFRVIGDLSAFSERFQRQVREAEQATQDNQALTLQVAANYGGRWDIAQAVRQLADELLAGQLKASEIDEAMIGNRLASAGLPDPDLFIRTGGEKRLSNFLLWQSAYAELYFSDLMWPEFDTDAFSLALADFARRQRRFGLTGEQLDAVDGELGAGLEAGEQESIPDSTGPSAGQSAAIATTSVRSSYDMV, from the coding sequence ATGGACGGCAACGGTCGCTGGGCGCGGCAACGCGGCCTGCCGCGCACGGCCGGGCACAGGGCGGGTGCCAAGAGCGTGCGCGCTGTGGTGGAGGAATGCTTGCGCCGCGGCATTTCAGCCTTGACGGTGTTTGCTTTCAGTAGCGAGAACTGGCGCCGGCCCAAGTCGGAAGTGAATGTGCTCATGGAACTTTTCATGAGTACGCTGCGCATCGAAATGCGTCGCCTGGTAGAGAATGATGTGCGTTTTCGCGTCATTGGCGATCTGAGTGCTTTTTCGGAACGATTCCAGCGCCAGGTACGCGAGGCCGAGCAGGCGACACAAGATAACCAGGCGCTGACCTTGCAGGTGGCTGCCAACTATGGCGGGCGTTGGGATATCGCTCAGGCGGTGAGGCAGCTGGCGGACGAACTGCTTGCCGGTCAACTGAAGGCCAGTGAAATCGACGAAGCGATGATTGGCAACCGCTTGGCGTCAGCCGGTCTGCCAGATCCCGATCTCTTTATCCGCACCGGCGGCGAGAAGCGGCTGAGCAATTTCCTACTGTGGCAATCGGCTTATGCCGAGCTGTATTTTTCTGACCTGATGTGGCCAGAATTCGATACGGACGCTTTCTCTCTGGCGCTCGCGGATTTCGCGCGGCGCCAGCGGCGCTTCGGCCTAACTGGCGAGCAGCTTGACGCAGTCGACGGGGAACTGGGTGCGGGGTTGGAAGCGGGCGAGCAGGAGTCCATCCCGGACTCTACTGGGCCGTCTGCCGGGCAGTCCGCCGCTATCGCCACTACCTCGGTGCGATCGTCTTACGACATGGTCTGA
- the map gene encoding type I methionyl aminopeptidase — protein MSVTIKTPAEIEKMRVAGRLAAAVLEMIGEHIQPGVTTGELDRLCHDFITREQKAVPAPLNYRGFPKSICTSVNNQVCHGIPSQKRLKKGDVLNIDITVIKDGYHGDTSKMFTVGQPSVLAGRLIDVTQQAMRAGIATVRPGTTLGDIGHAIQTLVERNKFSVVHEYCGHGIGRQFHEEPQVLHYGKPGDGLVLQPGMCFTIEPMVNAGKRYIKLLPDGWTVVTKDRSLSAQWEHTILVTESGHEILTLREEERAQMQAA, from the coding sequence ATGAGCGTTACCATTAAGACCCCCGCTGAAATCGAAAAAATGCGCGTCGCCGGACGGCTCGCGGCTGCAGTTCTTGAGATGATCGGCGAGCATATTCAACCCGGCGTCACCACCGGGGAACTCGACCGCCTGTGCCATGATTTCATCACCCGGGAACAGAAAGCGGTCCCCGCGCCGCTGAATTACCGGGGCTTTCCAAAATCGATCTGCACCTCGGTCAACAATCAGGTCTGTCACGGCATCCCGTCACAGAAACGCCTGAAAAAAGGCGATGTGCTGAATATCGACATCACCGTCATCAAGGATGGTTATCACGGTGACACCAGCAAGATGTTCACCGTCGGCCAGCCATCGGTGCTGGCCGGTCGATTGATCGATGTCACCCAGCAGGCCATGCGTGCCGGCATCGCCACAGTGCGCCCCGGTACCACCCTGGGTGACATCGGACATGCCATTCAAACTCTGGTAGAGCGCAACAAGTTCTCGGTAGTACACGAATACTGTGGTCACGGTATTGGCCGACAGTTCCACGAGGAGCCCCAAGTGCTGCACTACGGCAAACCGGGCGACGGGCTGGTGCTGCAACCCGGCATGTGCTTTACCATCGAGCCCATGGTCAACGCCGGCAAACGCTATATCAAACTGCTACCCGATGGCTGGACCGTGGTCACCAAGGATCGCAGCCTATCGGCGCAGTGGGAACATACCATCCTGGTCACCGAGAGCGGCCATGAGATCCTGACGCTGCGCGAGGAAGAGCGCGCGCAGATGCAAGCCGCCTGA
- the rpsB gene encoding 30S ribosomal protein S2, translated as MRQMLQAGVHFGHQTRYWNPKMGAYIFGQRNKIHIINLERTLPLFQDAMNYLGKLSSNGGRIMFVGTKRAAHDPIREQAQRCGMPYVNHRWLGGMLTNFQTVRKSIQRLKDLEAMFEDGTIERFGKKEQLTLSRERDKLDLSLGGIKNMSGLPDALFVIDVGHERIAVTEANKLGIPIVGVVDTNNDPGSVDYVIPGNDDAIRAVSLYIEAAASAILDGRQTAAAMAGGRDAGQSEFLPEEAAAAAEEAAAS; from the coding sequence ATGCGCCAGATGCTGCAGGCCGGCGTGCATTTCGGGCATCAAACCCGGTACTGGAACCCAAAGATGGGTGCCTACATCTTCGGGCAGCGCAACAAGATCCACATCATCAACCTGGAGCGCACGCTGCCGCTGTTCCAGGATGCAATGAATTATCTCGGTAAGCTGTCCTCCAACGGTGGGCGTATCATGTTCGTCGGCACCAAGCGCGCCGCGCACGACCCCATCCGCGAGCAGGCCCAGCGCTGCGGCATGCCCTATGTGAACCACCGCTGGCTCGGCGGCATGCTGACCAATTTCCAAACGGTGCGTAAATCCATCCAGCGCCTCAAGGATCTTGAGGCGATGTTCGAGGACGGCACCATCGAGCGCTTCGGCAAGAAGGAGCAGCTGACGCTGAGCCGCGAGCGCGACAAGCTCGATCTGAGCCTTGGCGGCATTAAGAATATGTCGGGCTTGCCCGATGCGCTCTTCGTGATCGACGTCGGTCACGAGCGCATCGCGGTGACCGAGGCGAACAAACTTGGCATCCCGATTGTCGGAGTGGTCGACACCAACAACGACCCGGGTTCGGTGGACTATGTCATTCCCGGCAATGACGACGCCATTCGCGCCGTGAGCCTCTACATTGAGGCTGCCGCATCAGCCATTCTCGATGGCCGGCAGACGGCGGCGGCCATGGCTGGTGGTCGCGATGCCGGGCAAAGCGAGTTCCTGCCTGAAGAGGCCGCCGCGGCGGCTGAGGAAGCGGCTGCTTCCTGA
- the glnD gene encoding [protein-PII] uridylyltransferase translates to MTPDAIAHQPLTDQERESLAGASRNQAIGLFREVLARATGRLSDAFDAAVPIGTLGSARSHLIDELLIQAWRQFGPDDEQAALVPVGGYGRAELMPASDIDLLILIAPDAPEATSEHLSAFLTFLWDIRLEVGHAVRTPADCEVQARDDVTVITNLIEARLLAGSEALFADMQRTIAPERIWPSEAFFDAKCHEQLARWQKYGDTAYSVEPNIKENPGGLRDIQMIAWVTKRHFGTTDFAELVRHGFLTETEYFTLIECQALLWRIRFALHRLAGRREDRLLFDYQRTLAAQFGFSDTETDLAVEQFMQQYYRAVMELNRLNEMLLQLFREAIVLHDHIGPPQPINKRFQSRSGYLEVTHAQVFNRAPFALLELFHLLQLHSNLKGVRASTIRLVRENRHRIDDDFREDLRTRSLFMEIMRQPTGLSRVLTRMNRYGVLERYIPAFTNIVGRMQYDLFHVYTVDEHTLRLIRNLRRFSVSEFDHEFPLCSAIARRIPKRELLYLGGLFHDIAKGRGGDHSQLGARDAWDFCQLHHLSEYDSRLVVWLVETHLLMSLTAQRKDIRDPEVIQEFATLVGDINRLNYLYLLTVADSRATNPKRWTSWKDALLRELYLSTRDALERGLDNPQAQDDLIEQKQTEAMRILARAGIEAEQCRRLWRKLSAEFFAPASPEEIAWQSEQILAGDRLGLPLVAIRSLPARGCSEIFIHARDNKNLFVRTTALLDQLGLNIVDARITTTDDHSATNSFQVLGADGQPIPEDEQTEELCALLHRELEQLDNDKVEVARRLPRQHHHFPIETRVSFSDDPGHQRTLMRLVTLDRPGLLAEVGSVFASCDIRLHSAKIATVGAEVDDVFFITTREAGPIRCESALSCLRQEIHRRLEKSPNPV, encoded by the coding sequence ATGACGCCAGACGCAATCGCGCACCAGCCGCTCACAGACCAGGAGCGAGAAAGCCTTGCCGGCGCTTCACGTAACCAGGCCATCGGCCTGTTTCGCGAAGTCCTCGCGCGGGCGACTGGCCGCCTGTCGGATGCCTTCGACGCCGCGGTGCCCATCGGGACGCTCGGCAGCGCCCGCAGCCACCTGATCGACGAACTCCTGATCCAGGCTTGGCGGCAGTTCGGGCCGGACGACGAGCAAGCTGCGCTGGTACCCGTCGGCGGCTACGGGCGCGCAGAACTCATGCCCGCCTCGGATATCGATCTGCTGATTCTGATCGCACCCGACGCGCCTGAGGCGACTTCAGAACACCTAAGCGCCTTTCTGACCTTCCTGTGGGACATCCGCCTGGAGGTCGGCCATGCCGTGCGCACCCCTGCCGACTGCGAGGTCCAGGCGCGCGACGACGTGACCGTAATCACCAATCTGATCGAGGCCCGCCTGCTGGCTGGCAGCGAGGCGCTGTTCGCGGACATGCAGCGCACCATCGCGCCCGAGCGTATCTGGCCGAGCGAGGCATTTTTCGACGCCAAGTGTCACGAACAGCTCGCGCGTTGGCAGAAGTATGGCGACACCGCCTATAGCGTCGAGCCAAACATCAAAGAGAACCCGGGCGGGCTGCGCGACATCCAGATGATCGCCTGGGTGACCAAACGCCACTTCGGCACCACGGATTTCGCCGAACTGGTGCGCCATGGCTTCCTGACCGAGACCGAATATTTCACCCTGATCGAATGCCAGGCCCTGCTGTGGCGCATCCGCTTCGCGCTGCACCGGCTCGCCGGGCGACGCGAGGACCGGCTACTGTTCGACTACCAGCGCACCCTGGCGGCCCAGTTCGGTTTTTCCGACACCGAGACCGATCTCGCCGTCGAGCAGTTCATGCAGCAATATTATCGCGCCGTGATGGAGCTCAACCGGCTGAACGAAATGCTGCTGCAGCTGTTTCGCGAGGCCATCGTGCTGCATGATCACATCGGCCCGCCGCAGCCGATCAACAAGCGCTTCCAGTCCCGCAGCGGTTACCTGGAAGTCACCCACGCTCAGGTGTTCAACCGCGCGCCTTTTGCGCTGCTCGAGCTGTTTCACCTGCTGCAGTTGCATTCCAATCTCAAGGGCGTGCGCGCCAGCACCATCCGCCTGGTGCGCGAGAACCGCCACCGCATCGACGATGACTTTCGCGAGGATCTGCGCACCCGCAGCCTGTTTATGGAGATCATGCGCCAACCGACCGGGCTCAGTCGCGTGCTCACGCGCATGAACCGCTACGGGGTGCTCGAGCGTTACATTCCGGCCTTCACCAACATCGTCGGGCGCATGCAGTATGACTTGTTCCATGTTTACACGGTGGACGAGCATACCCTGCGGCTGATTCGCAACCTGCGCCGCTTCAGCGTCAGCGAGTTCGACCACGAATTCCCGCTGTGCAGCGCCATCGCGCGGCGCATTCCCAAGCGCGAGCTGCTCTATCTGGGCGGCCTGTTCCACGACATTGCCAAGGGCCGCGGCGGCGATCACTCCCAGCTTGGCGCCCGTGATGCCTGGGACTTCTGTCAGCTGCATCACTTAAGCGAATACGACAGCCGCCTAGTGGTGTGGCTGGTTGAGACCCACCTGCTCATGTCCCTGACCGCGCAGCGCAAGGACATCCGCGACCCGGAGGTCATTCAGGAGTTCGCCACCCTAGTCGGCGACATCAACCGGCTGAATTACCTCTATCTGCTCACGGTGGCCGACTCCCGCGCCACCAACCCCAAGCGCTGGACCTCGTGGAAGGATGCGCTGCTGCGCGAGCTCTACCTCAGCACCCGCGACGCCCTGGAACGCGGGCTCGACAACCCGCAAGCCCAGGATGATCTGATCGAGCAGAAGCAAACCGAAGCCATGCGCATACTCGCCCGCGCCGGCATCGAGGCCGAGCAATGTCGCCGCCTGTGGCGCAAGCTCAGCGCCGAGTTCTTCGCGCCCGCCTCGCCCGAGGAGATTGCCTGGCAAAGCGAGCAGATTCTCGCCGGCGACCGCCTCGGCCTACCACTGGTAGCAATCCGTTCGCTGCCAGCGCGCGGCTGCAGCGAGATTTTCATTCATGCGCGCGACAACAAAAATCTCTTTGTGCGCACCACGGCGCTGCTCGACCAGCTCGGGCTTAACATCGTCGATGCCCGCATCACAACAACCGACGACCACAGCGCAACCAACAGCTTTCAGGTGCTCGGCGCCGACGGCCAGCCGATTCCGGAGGACGAACAAACGGAAGAACTGTGCGCCCTGCTCCACCGCGAACTCGAGCAACTCGACAACGACAAGGTTGAGGTCGCCCGGCGACTGCCGCGCCAGCATCATCATTTCCCCATCGAAACCCGCGTCAGCTTCAGCGATGACCCCGGACACCAGCGCACCCTGATGCGCCTGGTCACGCTCGATCGACCAGGACTGCTCGCGGAGGTCGGCAGCGTCTTCGCCAGCTGCGATATCCGCCTGCACAGCGCCAAAATCGCCACTGTCGGCGCCGAGGTCGACGATGTTTTTTTCATCACCACCCGCGAAGCAGGCCCGATTCGTTGCGAGAGCGCCCTGTCGTGTCTACGCCAGGAAATCCACCGGCGACTTGAAAAAAGCCCAAACCCGGTCTAA
- the pyrH gene encoding UMP kinase codes for MGHRRILLKLSGEALLGDASCGIDPAVLNRIAAEVAEVVAAKTQIALVIGGGNIFRGAGLAGAGMDRVTADQMGMLATVMNALAMQDALERISVPTRVMSALKINQVCEDYIRRRAVAHLDAGRVAIFAAGIGSPFFTTDSAASLRAIEIGADLLIKATKVDGIYSADPVTHPDAVLYRRLTYEQALRENLKVMDATAIVLCRDNQVPLRVMNIYEPGALVRAAAGEDIGSLVESEPRE; via the coding sequence ATGGGGCATCGGCGAATTCTGCTAAAGCTGAGCGGCGAAGCCTTGCTCGGGGATGCGTCCTGCGGCATCGACCCCGCAGTGCTTAACCGCATTGCCGCCGAGGTTGCCGAGGTGGTCGCTGCCAAGACGCAGATCGCGCTGGTGATCGGCGGCGGCAACATCTTTCGCGGTGCCGGGCTTGCCGGCGCCGGCATGGATCGCGTGACCGCCGATCAAATGGGCATGCTCGCCACCGTGATGAACGCGCTCGCTATGCAGGATGCACTGGAGCGCATCAGCGTGCCAACCCGGGTGATGTCGGCGCTCAAGATCAATCAGGTGTGCGAGGACTACATTCGCCGCCGTGCGGTGGCGCATCTCGATGCCGGACGGGTGGCTATTTTCGCTGCCGGCATTGGCAGTCCCTTTTTCACGACGGACTCAGCCGCGAGCCTGCGGGCGATCGAAATCGGGGCGGATTTGCTCATCAAGGCGACCAAGGTCGACGGAATTTATTCGGCCGACCCGGTGACGCACCCCGACGCCGTGCTGTATCGTCGGCTGACTTACGAACAGGCGCTGCGCGAGAACCTCAAGGTGATGGATGCCACGGCCATTGTGCTGTGCCGCGACAATCAGGTTCCGCTGCGGGTGATGAACATCTACGAGCCAGGCGCGCTGGTGCGGGCCGCGGCCGGCGAGGATATTGGCTCCCTGGTAGAGAGTGAACCCAGAGAATGA
- the tsf gene encoding translation elongation factor Ts, whose protein sequence is MAISASLVKELRERTGAGMMECKKALVETAGDIEAAIEAMRKSGQAKAAKKAGRTAADGVVEIRVSDDGKQAVVIEINSETDFVAKDGNFSAFAAAVADAALASEVEDVAALAALNLASGESIDTAREALIAKVGENIQLRRLLRFSNCEGRLHQYRHGTRIGVLVELIDGDDALGRDIAMHIAATNPGWVSEDEVPAEAVAKEREIFRAQALDSGKPENIIDKITEGRVRKFFEEITLHGQAFVKDTEQTVGSLLKKAGARVKRFARFEVGEGIEKKTENFAEEVQAQARGV, encoded by the coding sequence ATGGCAATTTCTGCCAGTTTAGTCAAAGAGCTTCGGGAGCGTACCGGGGCCGGCATGATGGAATGCAAGAAGGCGCTGGTCGAGACCGCCGGCGATATCGAGGCGGCGATCGAGGCCATGCGCAAGTCCGGTCAGGCCAAGGCGGCCAAGAAAGCCGGCCGCACCGCTGCTGACGGCGTGGTCGAGATCCGTGTCTCCGACGACGGCAAGCAGGCGGTGGTGATCGAGATCAACAGCGAAACCGACTTTGTCGCCAAAGACGGGAACTTCTCCGCCTTCGCCGCCGCGGTCGCCGATGCGGCGCTGGCCTCCGAGGTCGAGGATGTCGCCGCGCTCGCGGCACTGAATCTGGCCTCTGGCGAGAGCATCGATACTGCGCGCGAGGCTCTGATCGCCAAGGTCGGCGAGAACATTCAGCTGCGCCGGCTGCTGCGCTTCAGCAACTGCGAGGGCCGTCTGCATCAGTATCGTCATGGCACCCGCATCGGCGTCTTGGTCGAGTTGATTGACGGCGATGACGCCCTCGGCCGCGATATCGCCATGCACATTGCCGCGACTAACCCGGGCTGGGTCAGCGAGGACGAAGTTCCTGCGGAGGCGGTCGCCAAGGAGCGCGAGATTTTCCGCGCCCAGGCACTCGACAGCGGCAAGCCTGAGAACATCATCGACAAGATCACCGAGGGACGGGTGCGCAAGTTCTTCGAGGAAATCACCCTGCACGGTCAGGCTTTCGTCAAGGATACCGAGCAGACCGTCGGCAGTTTGCTGAAGAAAGCCGGGGCCAGGGTCAAGCGCTTCGCGCGCTTCGAAGTCGGCGAGGGGATCGAGAAAAAGACCGAGAACTTCGCCGAGGAAGTGCAGGCTCAGGCGCGTGGCGTCTGA
- a CDS encoding phosphatidate cytidylyltransferase: protein MSEPNTTAMSGALRERFWTALVLALLTAGTVLWLPTAGLAIALAPVVGLAAWELAFLLGLSRTSWRWAYLITALAVMGLGWLAGLVAIPWPLLLPTALFWLFLTPWILRAGPVQPATAVDRWMLVFSLPLVLGCWIGLLALHAIPAGGPWMVLFVLMLVWLTDSGAYFAGRRFGRRKLAPRVSPGKTVEGVIGGLFASGLWSLMLIPVAPTLVSWLWLVLLCMLTAGVSVVGDLLESWLKRRRNLKDAGSLLPGHGGMLDRVDSMLAAVPLFALGFLLWEATA, encoded by the coding sequence ATGTCTGAGCCAAATACAACGGCAATGTCCGGGGCGCTGCGCGAGCGGTTCTGGACCGCACTGGTGCTGGCATTGCTAACAGCTGGAACCGTGCTCTGGCTGCCCACTGCGGGGCTTGCAATTGCGCTGGCGCCAGTTGTCGGGCTGGCGGCCTGGGAGCTTGCTTTTTTGCTGGGCTTGTCCCGGACGTCTTGGCGTTGGGCTTATCTGATCACAGCGCTTGCTGTGATGGGGCTCGGCTGGTTAGCCGGTTTGGTTGCCATACCTTGGCCGCTGCTGCTGCCGACGGCGCTGTTCTGGTTGTTCTTGACGCCATGGATTCTCCGCGCGGGGCCGGTGCAACCAGCCACCGCGGTCGATCGCTGGATGCTGGTTTTTTCCTTGCCGCTGGTCCTGGGATGCTGGATTGGACTGCTGGCGCTGCATGCGATTCCCGCTGGCGGGCCCTGGATGGTGCTCTTTGTGCTGATGCTGGTGTGGCTGACCGATTCCGGCGCCTATTTTGCCGGGCGTCGCTTCGGGCGGCGCAAGCTCGCGCCCCGTGTCAGCCCGGGAAAGACCGTCGAGGGTGTGATCGGAGGGCTGTTTGCTTCGGGATTGTGGAGCTTGATGTTGATTCCTGTCGCGCCAACCCTGGTGTCCTGGCTGTGGCTGGTGCTGCTGTGCATGCTGACGGCTGGGGTGTCGGTGGTGGGCGACTTGCTTGAGAGCTGGCTGAAGCGCCGCCGCAATCTTAAGGATGCCGGCTCACTGCTGCCGGGTCATGGTGGCATGCTCGATCGAGTGGACAGCATGCTGGCCGCGGTGCCCCTGTTTGCACTTGGTTTTCTGCTGTGGGAGGCAACCGCATGA